A stretch of Blastocatellia bacterium DNA encodes these proteins:
- a CDS encoding type II toxin-antitoxin system prevent-host-death family antitoxin: MAIQTTYTKARANFAKLCNEVAENREIVIINRRGNEDVALVAADELSSLIETAHLLRSPKNAQRLLSALKRARSRKLKPRRVAQLRREVGLGEEG, from the coding sequence ATGGCAATTCAAACGACATACACAAAGGCCAGAGCTAATTTCGCTAAACTATGCAACGAGGTCGCGGAAAACAGAGAGATTGTTATCATCAACCGCCGAGGCAATGAGGATGTGGCCTTAGTGGCTGCTGATGAACTATCCAGCCTGATCGAAACGGCCCACCTGCTCAGGTCGCCTAAGAATGCGCAGCGGCTACTATCCGCATTGAAGCGAGCCAGGTCAAGAAAGCTAAAACCTCGCAGGGTGGCCCAGCTTCGTCGGGAGGTAGGACTTGGCGAAGAAGGGTAA